One Acidobacteriota bacterium genomic window, TTCCGCGCCTTCACGGGCCCGGAAGCGGTTGTGTTTCCGGGGCGAGGCAGCCGGAAAGAGCGGCAAAGGACAAAAGGACCTAAAGGACCAAAGGGACCGAAAGGACGGCGCGCCCCGACGGTCTGGAAAGCCGTGCCGGGAGTGTCTTGCCCTGCCGTTCCGGGGGTGATTTCCCTACCGTGCCGGGCGCTCCTTCCTCACCGCGCCCTGGCTGTCGCTGTCCTTTATGTCCTTTTGGTCCTTTTGGTCCTTTACGTCCTTTCCCGCCCTCTCTGCTCCCTCGACCTGTCAACAGCCATCAGCCTAACAACCTTCAGCCTATCAGCCTTCAGCCTATCAGCCTACCCCCTTCTCCCCGGCGGCGCCGCGGAACGCGGGTCCTCGGGCCAGTCGTGCTTCGGGTAGCGGCGGGAGAGGCGGCGGCGCAGCTCGGGGTAGGCCCGGTCCCAGAAACCGTCCAGGTCCGCCGTCACCTGGACCGGCCGGTGGTTGGGCGCCAGCAGGTGCAGCGTGAGGGGGACGGCGCCCCCGCCCACCCGCGGCGGTTTCACGGTCCCGAAGAAGTCCTGGATCCGGGATGCGGCCCAGGGCGACGGCCCGTCCTCGTAGTGCACCGCGACCCGCCGTCCGGCGCCGACGGTCACCGTCCGCGGCGCCAGCTGCTCCAGGAGGGCCGACGCGGACGGGTCCAGCAGGTCGCGGAGATACTCCTCCAGCGACCGCAACGCGATCTGCCGGAAGGCGTGCCTCCCCGCGCAGAGGTGATCGAGCAGGCGGCCCCGGTCGTCCCCCGCCAGGTCGGGGAGGCCGGGGTCCCGTCCGATGGACCGCAGGAAGGCCCGGCGGCCGGCGTAGGTCCGCAGCGGCCCCTCGTCGGGGAACGGCTTCGGCCAGGCCTGTTCCAGGGCCCGGCGGAGGACCGCCTCCAGCGCGGGGCCCTCCCCCCGCAGCGGGCGGCTCTCGAGGACCAGCGCGCCGTAGCACAGCGTCCGCCGCCCCTCCGCCTGCAGGGTTTCGCCGTTCCAGGCGCACGCCTCCGACTCGCGGAGCCACGCGCCCCCGGCCTCGACCAGCAGTTCCGGCGAGATCCCCACCGCCGTCTGGACCCGGGCGGACGCGGGGCCGCCGGACGAGGCCGGGGCGTCCTCGGCATCCACGGCGATCAACCAGTCCTCGTTCCGGACCACGCTTTCCGGCGAGAGAAGGGCCCCGCCGCCCACGCAGAGCTGGAGCTCGATCCGGTCGGGCATGCCCTGCCGGCCCCACTCCCGGCGACGCACCGACGCCACCCGGTCGGGGAAGCCCGCCAGGAAACAGGCGGCCAGGGCGTCCGGGTCGGGCCGGCCCAGGCCCTGCCGTTCGGTCCAGCCCAGGGCGGGCGCCAGCCGCCGGACGGCCTCCCGGACGCGCTCGACCCGCGCCCGGTCCAGGTGACGGTCCGCCTCGCCCCGCCGCCCCGCCGCCGCGGACCGAAGCCGTTCGAGCTGAAAGGACACGTCGGAGTCGGCGGCATCGGCGGCGGGGACGCCGCGCCGGAGCACCATCCCCTCGTTCACCAGCACCGCCGCCCCGAGGGCGGCCGGGCACGCCCGCCGCAGGCCCTCCGCCACCACCCGCGACAGGCGGGGATGGAGGGGAAGGGTGGACATCCGCTCGCCCTCCGCCGTCAACCCCCCGTCGGCATCCAGCGCGCCGAGGTCCCGGAGGAGCCCGGCGGCCGCGTCCCAGCGCTCGGGCGGCGGCGGGTCGGGCCAGGGCAGGTCCCGGAGGTCCGCCGGCACGGCTTCCAGGCCGCGCGTGACGGCATGAAGCTCCAGGACAAGCTGGGAAAGGTCCAGCCGGAGCACTTCGGGCGCCTCGGCCTCCCGGCGGGCCTCGAAGTCCCTCAACGTGTAGAGCCGTTTCACCACGCCGGGGGCGGTCCGCCCCGCCCGGCCCACCCGCTGGACGGCGGAGGCCCGGCTGACGGGCCTCACGTCCAGCGTCGGGAGACCGCTCCACGGGGCATGGCCGGGGATCCGGGCCAGCCCGGAGTCCACGACCCCCGTCACGCCCTCCACGGTGACGGAGGTTTCCGCGACGTTGGTGGCCAGGATGACCTTCCGCCGGCCGGAGGGGGCGAAGACCGCGGCCTGTTCCGCCGGCGGCAGGTCGGCCCAGAGTTCCGTCACCCGGAGCCCGGCCCGCTCCGCGACGTCCTTCAGGGCTTCCCCCGCCCGGCGGATCTCGGCGATGCCCGGCAGGAAGACCAGCACGTGCCCCGGGCAGTCCGGCCGCCCGGCCAGCTCCGCCACGGCGGCGGCGACCCGCATCGGCAGCGGCCGGTCCGAGGGTCCGCCGGCGTGTTCCACCGTCACGGGGTGAACGGTGCCCCCGCAACGGAAGGCGGCCCCCCCGAAGCGGCCCGCGAGGCCCTCCGCCCCGAGGGTCGCGGACATGACCACCAGCCGCAGGTCCGGCCGGGTCGTGGCCTGGAGGTGCCGGACGAGGGCGAAGGCGGCGTCGGCGTGGAGGCTTCGCTCGTGGAACTCGTCCAGGACGACGCAGGCGGCGTCCTCGAGCCGGGGGTCGTCGAGGAGCCGGCGCGGGAAGAGGCCCTCCGTGAGGTAAAGCACCCGGGTGGCGGGCGATTCCGCCCCCTCGAACCGGACCCGGTAGCCGACACGGCCGCCCACCTCCTCCCCGGCTTCGGACGCCGCGCGACGGGCCGCCAGCCGGGCGGCCAGGCGGCGGGGCTCCAGCACCAGGACCCGCCCGCCCAGCGCCGCGGCGAGGGCCGGCGGGACGCGGGTGGTCTTCCCCGAGCCGGGCTCGGCCTGCACCAGGGTGAGGGCGTGGCCGTGCACGCACCCGACGAGGTCGGGAAGATGGGGGTCGATGGGGAGGGGCTGCATGCGGGAGGCGGCTTCAGCTGACGAGTTCGGCGTCCTTCAGGGCCTGGCCGAAAGCGTCCACCAGCCCGGGGTCATAGCGCTTCCCGGCCTCCTTCTTCAGCTCCTCGAGCGCGTCGGGAAGGGAGACGGCGAGCCGGTACGTGTTGGTGTTGGTCATGGCGTCGAAGGACTCGGCGATGGAGAGGATCCTCGCGAAGAGCGGGATTTCCTCCTCCCTCAGGCGGTCGGGGTACCCGGTGCCGTCGTAGTTCTCGTGGTGGTAGCGGATGGCGGGAACGAGGTCCTGCCAGAGATGGACCCGGGACACCATCTGGGCCCCCAGTGCCGGGTGCAGCTTGAAGTGGTTGGGGTTCCCCCGGGACTCGCGGGGGATCTTGACCATCCCGATGTCGTGGAGCAAGGCCGCGAAGTGGACCTGGCGCCGCTCTTCCTCGGAGAGCCCGACCTGCCGGGACATCATGTCCGCGTACCGGGCCACGTTCCGGAGGTGGCTCATGGGGAGCATGTCCCCCTCCAGGCTCATGACCAGGAGTTCCACGGCGTGGGTGAAGAAGTTGATCTGGACCTCGTCGAGGGCGGACGGCCTGATCTCCGCCGACTTCTCCTCCGCCGGGCCCTGCTCGGCCGGCCGGGCCGCCGGCGCCTCCCCCTCGACGGGTTTTTCCGCCGCTTCCCCCTCGGCGGGGGCCCCAACCCGCACCGCGGCCTGGCGCCGCTTGAAAAGGCTCAGGATGACCCC contains:
- the hrpB gene encoding ATP-dependent helicase HrpB, which translates into the protein MQPLPIDPHLPDLVGCVHGHALTLVQAEPGSGKTTRVPPALAAALGGRVLVLEPRRLAARLAARRAASEAGEEVGGRVGYRVRFEGAESPATRVLYLTEGLFPRRLLDDPRLEDAACVVLDEFHERSLHADAAFALVRHLQATTRPDLRLVVMSATLGAEGLAGRFGGAAFRCGGTVHPVTVEHAGGPSDRPLPMRVAAAVAELAGRPDCPGHVLVFLPGIAEIRRAGEALKDVAERAGLRVTELWADLPPAEQAAVFAPSGRRKVILATNVAETSVTVEGVTGVVDSGLARIPGHAPWSGLPTLDVRPVSRASAVQRVGRAGRTAPGVVKRLYTLRDFEARREAEAPEVLRLDLSQLVLELHAVTRGLEAVPADLRDLPWPDPPPPERWDAAAGLLRDLGALDADGGLTAEGERMSTLPLHPRLSRVVAEGLRRACPAALGAAVLVNEGMVLRRGVPAADAADSDVSFQLERLRSAAAGRRGEADRHLDRARVERVREAVRRLAPALGWTERQGLGRPDPDALAACFLAGFPDRVASVRRREWGRQGMPDRIELQLCVGGGALLSPESVVRNEDWLIAVDAEDAPASSGGPASARVQTAVGISPELLVEAGGAWLRESEACAWNGETLQAEGRRTLCYGALVLESRPLRGEGPALEAVLRRALEQAWPKPFPDEGPLRTYAGRRAFLRSIGRDPGLPDLAGDDRGRLLDHLCAGRHAFRQIALRSLEEYLRDLLDPSASALLEQLAPRTVTVGAGRRVAVHYEDGPSPWAASRIQDFFGTVKPPRVGGGAVPLTLHLLAPNHRPVQVTADLDGFWDRAYPELRRRLSRRYPKHDWPEDPRSAAPPGRRG
- a CDS encoding HD domain-containing protein gives rise to the protein MMLKEAPGQVEELRARDDYGRGWWFCVLALFPSAVVSVVLLRERVEPWMWVSAAASVLTVLGVILSLFKRRQAAVRVGAPAEGEAAEKPVEGEAPAARPAEQGPAEEKSAEIRPSALDEVQINFFTHAVELLVMSLEGDMLPMSHLRNVARYADMMSRQVGLSEEERRQVHFAALLHDIGMVKIPRESRGNPNHFKLHPALGAQMVSRVHLWQDLVPAIRYHHENYDGTGYPDRLREEEIPLFARILSIAESFDAMTNTNTYRLAVSLPDALEELKKEAGKRYDPGLVDAFGQALKDAELVS